A portion of the Ardenticatenales bacterium genome contains these proteins:
- a CDS encoding PEP/pyruvate-binding domain-containing protein, producing the protein MAGRSIRTKTPTLDIYIKLAQYPILADRIRTRMREELFARGMITEEAFEEEVKKKAIESQKTEGLHDPFHQEPATVWEQRKNRIRDFHTDFTFAHNFPPQVFEDIVYEVLTHQHTDVGSRALRFNPELAPWEMLFRQGKLYEELEPGEREQYKHHLEEIKVVLLKGMVSEQLRYIGVAKKVFTIEDLHRIFLRRIGGGKIGGKAAGMLLAWKILRQQSPDYGPDISESIEIPDSYFLGTDVIYEFRTLNNLDHLMTQKYRAIQEIRTDYPQVVQAHLEGEFPDAIVSSLRTVLEAMGDSPLIVRSSSLLEDNFGNAFAGKYNSYFCPNQGSPDENLHDLLSNIKRVYASTLNPDAILYRRRHDLIDYDERMAILIQRVRGRRHGRYFYPSLAGVGFSQNPFRWNKKIRREDGFLRLVLGMGTRAVDRVDRDYPRMIALSHPRLRPETTPKAIRQYSQHYIDVIDLEQNDLRSLPIADVIATDFPDLRYVASVHKDGYLQNYLSTGSITDVEDAVLTFDYLTKDQKFVRLMRSALIRLEQSYGTPVDIEFTIDIIPNYPYPDYKLHVLQCRPLSQRASGGEVSIPRDIPAGDILFSTFNLVPDGKVEGIRYVIFVDPILYRQIPSQTIKLELGRAIGRLNTRLEHESFIIMGPGRWGSANLELGVRVTYADIHNTKVLIEMSVLMEDGVPDLSYGTHFFQDLVEAGIHSLPLHLEDPRSNFDWAFFRNSPNQLVKLSPPDGALDPYLRVIDVARETANRRLNIYMDGSADEAMAFLASSEWRGGNGQGTLSSF; encoded by the coding sequence ATGGCAGGTAGGTCCATACGCACCAAGACGCCCACCCTAGACATCTACATCAAATTGGCCCAGTACCCCATCCTGGCCGACCGCATTCGCACACGCATGCGCGAAGAGTTGTTTGCGCGCGGGATGATCACGGAAGAGGCTTTTGAAGAAGAAGTCAAAAAAAAGGCCATCGAATCGCAGAAAACCGAAGGTCTGCACGACCCCTTCCACCAGGAACCGGCCACGGTCTGGGAGCAGCGGAAAAATCGTATCCGCGATTTTCATACCGACTTCACCTTCGCGCACAACTTCCCCCCGCAAGTCTTCGAAGACATCGTTTACGAAGTCCTCACCCACCAGCACACCGACGTCGGCTCGCGCGCGCTCCGTTTCAATCCTGAACTGGCCCCCTGGGAAATGCTCTTCCGCCAGGGCAAATTGTACGAGGAACTGGAACCAGGGGAGCGCGAGCAGTACAAGCATCATCTGGAAGAGATCAAGGTGGTGCTGCTGAAAGGGATGGTCAGCGAGCAACTGCGCTACATTGGCGTCGCCAAAAAGGTCTTTACTATAGAAGACCTGCACCGCATTTTCTTGCGCCGTATTGGCGGCGGCAAAATCGGCGGCAAAGCCGCCGGGATGCTGTTGGCCTGGAAGATCCTGCGGCAACAAAGCCCAGATTATGGCCCGGACATCAGCGAAAGCATTGAGATTCCTGACTCCTACTTCCTGGGAACGGACGTGATCTACGAATTCCGCACGCTGAACAATCTGGATCACTTGATGACGCAGAAGTACCGCGCAATCCAGGAAATCCGCACCGATTATCCGCAAGTGGTGCAGGCGCACCTGGAGGGGGAGTTCCCCGATGCCATTGTCAGCAGCCTGCGAACGGTGCTGGAGGCCATGGGGGATTCGCCCCTGATCGTGCGGTCTTCCAGTCTGTTGGAAGATAATTTTGGCAACGCTTTTGCCGGCAAATACAACAGCTACTTCTGCCCCAACCAGGGAAGCCCGGACGAAAACCTGCATGACCTCCTCAGCAACATCAAGCGCGTCTACGCCAGCACCCTCAACCCAGACGCCATCCTCTACCGCCGTCGCCACGACCTCATCGACTACGACGAACGCATGGCCATCCTCATCCAGCGCGTGCGTGGCAGACGTCATGGCCGCTACTTCTACCCCAGCCTCGCCGGCGTCGGCTTCAGCCAGAACCCATTTCGCTGGAACAAGAAAATCCGCCGCGAAGATGGCTTCCTGCGCCTGGTTCTGGGCATGGGCACACGCGCCGTGGACCGCGTAGACCGCGACTACCCGCGCATGATCGCCCTCAGCCACCCCCGCCTGCGCCCCGAAACCACGCCCAAAGCCATCCGCCAATACTCACAGCACTACATCGACGTGATTGACCTGGAGCAAAACGATCTACGCAGCCTGCCCATCGCCGACGTCATCGCCACCGACTTCCCCGATTTACGCTACGTCGCCTCCGTCCACAAAGATGGCTATCTCCAGAATTACCTCTCCACCGGTTCCATTACCGACGTAGAAGACGCCGTCCTTACCTTTGACTACCTCACCAAAGATCAAAAATTCGTGCGCCTGATGCGCAGCGCCCTCATCCGCCTGGAGCAGAGCTACGGCACGCCCGTGGACATTGAATTCACCATCGACATCATCCCCAACTACCCCTACCCCGACTACAAGCTGCATGTGCTGCAATGTCGCCCCCTGAGCCAGCGCGCCAGCGGCGGCGAGGTGTCCATCCCCAGGGACATCCCCGCCGGTGACATCCTGTTTAGCACATTCAACCTGGTCCCCGACGGCAAGGTCGAAGGCATACGTTACGTTATCTTTGTCGATCCCATTCTCTACCGGCAGATTCCCAGCCAGACGATCAAGCTGGAGTTGGGGCGGGCCATCGGTCGCCTCAACACGCGGCTGGAGCATGAATCCTTCATCATTATGGGACCGGGACGCTGGGGCAGCGCCAACCTGGAGCTGGGCGTGCGCGTCACCTACGCGGACATTCACAACACAAAGGTGCTGATCGAAATGTCTGTGTTGATGGAAGATGGCGTCCCCGACCTTTCCTATGGAACCCATTTCTTCCAGGACCTGGTGGAGGCCGGCATCCATTCGCTACCACTGCACCTGGAAGACCCCCGCAGCAACTTCGATTGGGCCTTTTTCCGCAACTCCCCCAATCAACTGGTGAAGCTGTCACCGCCGGACGGCGCGCTCGATCCTTATCTGCGCGTCATCGACGTGGCCCGCGAAACGGCCAACCGTCGCCTGAATATCTACATGGATGGCTCCGCGGACGAGGCGATGGCCTTCCTCGCCAGCAGCGAATGGCGCGGCGGAAACGGGCAGGGAACGCTTTCCAGTTTTTAG
- a CDS encoding ABC transporter permease has translation MLLKLAFRHLIRHWRLNLFVLLTLLLTVSLLAGLPMYTSAIADRSLRQTLVDASPLARNVQVNGDLSVRLFQDLRDILGPLYDRRARLRVVDPIELSRWIVLPDGNLRPVPEFFFVRFFSLDEYHDHVDVIDGRLPNFVAQTNPLRLPTLEIAIGQTAAELYGVAVGDSIVSPDKQYKAEVVGIIAPTDEADEFWFEDFLPFGLERIPGGNREDTVILSAILPQESMEAYFSFSETWRVFINWQAITLDNALQVQTSLNNLLASQTGVRLSTGLLPIIDVYQAQLATARLSLFLLTAQSFLFVVYALVTMTGFMLDQSRGELATLVGRGFDSRQVTTVYAVEGAFMTLMVLPVGPLLARALVGLWARTIDAPPPAAIPLASWQLTIAGALVGLLVIVGSVYVASRQNLLAWQQASARPGRRSGWQRAGIDIFLLALGGIAYWQLNQRGSFVVGAGQEQVADPLLLLGPSVLLISVALLLLRLFPLLISFVAWLTRGRRDLVLPLGLTRLARAPIGPGRVVLLVSISAALTLFASAFSYSVTQRQEAFARYFNGADMRVQLSLPTAAAAAQTEAITALPGVTAVSPVYRTRARLSASTGVSVSGLFVDPETLPQVSAFPPAVTRLSIPAIMEVLQQPIGRTIPAVVSQNFPPGDLTLGDQVVYRIGEQNLIFEVRGLIQNFPRLSTGSQSLPFFVASLPALANQVDIVQLQGPDGGTRELWLGVNPSRQASVAAALPVGATLLGTSNAQLTAFQSGLVAQETTGAFNLNALTLGVLSVIIFLLVHYFAAYARLFEFGVLRAVGMATGQLLAMLSLEGVATLILGVGSGTAIGLGLAYVMRPFMLLALRDAIGGGFVHAVVVNWRDVFMLYGVLLLVYAAALGLMLLALLRAGIHRVMRIGDE, from the coding sequence ATGCTTCTGAAGCTCGCATTCCGTCACCTCATACGCCATTGGCGGCTCAACCTCTTCGTGCTGCTCACGCTGCTGTTGACCGTCAGCCTGCTGGCCGGGCTGCCCATGTACACCTCCGCCATCGCCGACCGCAGCCTGCGCCAGACGCTCGTCGATGCTTCCCCCCTGGCGCGCAACGTGCAGGTCAACGGTGACCTGAGCGTGCGCCTATTTCAAGATTTGCGCGACATCCTCGGGCCGCTTTATGACAGGCGGGCGCGGCTGCGCGTAGTAGACCCCATCGAACTATCCCGCTGGATTGTGCTGCCCGATGGCAATCTGCGCCCGGTGCCGGAATTCTTCTTCGTACGCTTCTTCTCGCTGGACGAGTATCACGACCATGTTGACGTGATTGATGGGCGTCTGCCCAATTTCGTGGCGCAGACGAACCCGCTGCGCCTGCCCACGCTGGAGATTGCCATCGGACAGACCGCCGCCGAATTGTATGGCGTGGCCGTGGGCGACAGCATCGTCAGTCCAGACAAGCAGTACAAGGCGGAAGTCGTGGGCATTATCGCGCCCACGGACGAGGCGGATGAGTTCTGGTTTGAGGATTTTCTCCCCTTTGGCCTGGAGCGCATCCCCGGCGGCAACCGCGAGGATACGGTTATCCTCTCCGCCATTTTGCCGCAGGAGTCCATGGAGGCGTATTTTTCCTTCAGCGAGACGTGGCGCGTCTTCATCAACTGGCAGGCGATCACGCTGGATAACGCGCTGCAAGTGCAAACCTCGCTGAATAATCTGCTGGCGTCGCAGACAGGCGTGCGGCTTTCCACCGGTCTGCTGCCCATCATTGACGTTTACCAGGCGCAGTTGGCGACGGCGCGGCTGTCCCTTTTCCTGCTTACGGCGCAATCCTTCCTCTTTGTGGTGTATGCTTTGGTGACGATGACGGGCTTCATGCTGGATCAGTCGCGGGGGGAGCTGGCGACGTTGGTGGGGCGCGGTTTCGACAGCCGCCAGGTCACGACGGTGTACGCGGTGGAGGGGGCGTTCATGACCTTGATGGTGCTGCCCGTGGGGCCGCTGCTGGCGCGGGCTTTGGTCGGGCTGTGGGCGCGAACGATTGATGCGCCGCCGCCGGCGGCCATTCCCCTGGCCTCGTGGCAGTTGACGATAGCGGGGGCGTTGGTTGGTTTGCTGGTGATTGTGGGGTCGGTTTATGTGGCTTCGCGGCAAAACTTGCTGGCCTGGCAGCAGGCGTCGGCTCGTCCGGGGCGGCGTTCAGGGTGGCAACGTGCCGGCATTGACATTTTCCTTCTCGCATTAGGTGGCATCGCCTACTGGCAGCTCAACCAGCGCGGCAGCTTCGTCGTCGGCGCGGGGCAGGAGCAGGTCGCCGACCCGCTCCTGCTGCTCGGCCCCTCCGTCCTTCTCATCTCCGTCGCCCTCCTGCTGCTGCGCCTCTTCCCCCTGCTGATCAGCTTTGTCGCCTGGCTCACGCGCGGGCGGCGCGACCTGGTGCTGCCGCTGGGGTTGACACGATTGGCGCGCGCGCCCATCGGCCCGGGGCGCGTGGTGCTGCTGGTGAGCATCTCCGCCGCGCTCACCCTGTTCGCCAGCGCCTTTTCCTACTCCGTGACCCAAAGGCAGGAAGCGTTTGCTCGCTACTTCAATGGCGCGGACATGCGCGTGCAACTCAGTTTGCCCACCGCCGCGGCGGCGGCACAGACGGAGGCGATCACGGCGTTGCCGGGGGTGACCGCGGTTTCTCCCGTGTACCGTACGCGGGCGCGCCTGAGCGCATCCACGGGCGTGAGCGTGTCTGGCCTGTTTGTTGATCCGGAGACGCTGCCGCAAGTGTCGGCTTTTCCCCCCGCTGTCACTCGTTTGAGCATTCCGGCCATCATGGAAGTGCTGCAACAGCCCATCGGGCGTACCATTCCGGCGGTGGTGTCGCAGAATTTCCCGCCGGGCGACCTGACGCTGGGGGATCAGGTTGTGTACCGCATTGGCGAGCAGAATCTGATTTTTGAGGTGCGCGGCTTGATTCAGAATTTTCCGCGCCTGTCTACGGGGAGTCAATCGCTGCCGTTTTTTGTGGCGAGTTTGCCGGCATTAGCCAACCAGGTGGACATCGTGCAATTGCAGGGGCCGGATGGTGGCACGCGCGAGTTGTGGTTGGGCGTGAATCCGTCGCGGCAGGCTTCCGTTGCCGCTGCCCTGCCCGTTGGGGCCACACTGTTGGGCACGTCTAATGCCCAGTTGACGGCCTTCCAGTCTGGACTGGTGGCGCAGGAGACAACCGGCGCATTCAATCTCAATGCCCTCACGTTGGGCGTTCTTAGCGTGATCATCTTTTTGCTGGTGCATTATTTTGCCGCCTATGCCCGCTTGTTTGAGTTTGGGGTGTTGCGCGCCGTGGGCATGGCGACCGGGCAGCTATTGGCAATGCTTAGCCTGGAGGGGGTGGCGACATTGATTTTGGGTGTGGGTAGTGGCACGGCGATTGGCCTGGGGCTGGCTTATGTCATGCGCCCCTTTATGCTGCTGGCGCTGCGGGATGCTATTGGTGGCGGTTTTGTACACGCTGTTGTCGTCAATTGGCGCGATGTTTTTATGTTGTATGGGGTGCTGCTGCTGGTGTATGCGGCGGCGTTGGGGTTGATGCTGTTGGCGTTGTTGCGTGCCGGCATTCATCGGGTGATGCGCATTGGGGATGAATGA
- a CDS encoding zf-HC2 domain-containing protein, translated as MNRIWRGDGVVGCRHVRAHLTAYQYNALSPRQKAVIARHLDQCDDCRQRLSDGQNLEQELRWEAIRGRAVLTPAASARIQEAVYRRMRRALFLQRTWRLAGQFASLSITLLLMITVFFFARQVPGYTGGDVTAESPASGLEVEQAPTVVPVPDAVIMPASTRAPIIPTPPIRHGLELPPDDLAAVVVQAALDGNNALLTRIYGNASHREAIVRVWDNITRCGSELAANDLAYEVYPRSRPGLVRVDLLKDGRNVGELKMRFQEGEWRIFFTRYPNTYALGGCNQRNNH; from the coding sequence ATGAATAGAATATGGCGCGGGGATGGGGTGGTAGGATGCCGGCATGTACGCGCCCACCTAACCGCCTACCAATACAACGCCCTCTCCCCCCGTCAAAAAGCGGTCATTGCCCGTCACCTGGATCAGTGCGACGATTGCCGCCAACGCCTGAGCGACGGCCAAAACCTGGAGCAAGAACTGCGCTGGGAGGCCATCCGCGGTCGCGCCGTCCTCACCCCCGCCGCCTCTGCCCGCATCCAGGAAGCCGTCTACCGCCGCATGAGGCGCGCCCTATTCTTGCAGCGCACCTGGCGGCTGGCCGGGCAATTCGCCAGCCTCTCCATCACGCTCCTCCTCATGATCACCGTCTTCTTCTTTGCGCGGCAGGTTCCCGGCTACACGGGCGGCGATGTCACCGCGGAAAGCCCGGCCAGTGGCCTGGAAGTGGAGCAAGCGCCGACGGTGGTTCCCGTGCCCGATGCCGTGATAATGCCGGCATCCACCCGCGCCCCCATCATCCCCACTCCCCCCATCCGACACGGCCTGGAACTGCCGCCGGACGACCTGGCGGCAGTCGTCGTGCAAGCCGCGCTGGATGGGAATAATGCGCTACTGACCCGTATTTATGGCAATGCCAGCCACCGCGAGGCCATCGTGCGTGTTTGGGACAACATCACCCGCTGCGGCAGCGAATTGGCCGCCAACGACCTGGCCTACGAAGTCTACCCGCGCAGTCGGCCCGGACTCGTGCGCGTGGACCTCCTCAAAGATGGGCGCAACGTCGGCGAATTGAAAATGCGCTTCCAGGAGGGCGAATGGCGCATCTTTTTCACCCGCTACCCCAACACCTACGCTCTGGGCGGATGTAACCAGAGGAATAATCACTGA
- a CDS encoding ABC transporter permease, which translates to MTVNPVPMNFLRFILRRAAFHWQILVTLGLGVVLSTGLLASGPLLVNTVVEFGLRNTLTTGDALTRSLRISVFSASSSSADYAALNDQVNNVVQRRFASYLDQVVPQAGTSWLFPWFENNVVETDRVNVSYDGALEGETELVEGVFPGDPVVDEQTIAVAIGEEMANAYDLQVGDRLPLSRNRSAEEPELWLEIAGIVRPRNPRDPYWSGSLNPLRSHPDERWRAQFNAFVPADQFFAIAEKYFPGGRAELYWNVLFNPATISVADIPLLRSRLDGFIFDLLDITPTHPVITTNLSDVLASFAAQSEAVRAPLLLLTAEVVLLALYYVIMVAALSVKQVEREFAVLRSRGASGSQIFRIQTGEALLISGVAFFSGPVLGAALVRALGFLGPLRDVSQGSWNLTLSQAAWLAAGIGTLACLSGLLLPVGPALRRSIVTHTQSVTRENRPPLWQRFYLDVFLLVGGLILLWRLRLYGGIIGSGGGARIDWLLLLSPLALLLGTGTILLRIFPLVLRFGAALAARGRGLPTALAMWQTSRNPTHVARLVLLLTLAMSLGLLSTGINATLDLSELERAEYATGSDVRLDSTFVLPMESLQAMPLVAASSTAFRTTGSVARGRAFGRFDLWAIDPITYGGLTTFRDDFAAQPMPALLDELARGGPTPHPVLPLPGQPLRLGVWVWSGPDDGEDTGFSALRGDSNLDRIGLEARLQTAGGQMIQVKLLPSETGGYPADGWRYFSGSVPAQSELAYPLSLHSFWFANRTRREQGNFGGFLSATMQLALDDLTVVDRSSGDTIIADGFDDIREVWYATGESTTAYSLNFVRAGRGRLGLQLIYIDPGAVVRVSLIGGEEVRGAMPALVNQTFRNITDIQVGDIVRATVASEPIEFQIKGIVNYFPTLYDDLETGYLITQRDQLLNYLNDIKTRPVNPNELLLKLQDGADVDATVAQALEIAPDISDVHTIAATRAIIKADPMSLGLRSVTFFGYVITTILSLVGFATHFYLSARQREAVYAVLRSIGMAARQLYTMLVLEQVVLILFGLALGTLLGVVLNQITLPGLPITLGDTLPIPPFIPRSDWLAVGRIYLVLAVGFLTALGIATWLLWRRKLHRILRIGEE; encoded by the coding sequence TTGACCGTTAATCCCGTTCCCATGAATTTTCTCCGCTTCATCCTCCGCCGCGCCGCTTTCCACTGGCAAATTCTCGTCACGCTGGGCCTGGGTGTCGTCCTCTCCACCGGCCTGCTCGCCAGTGGCCCGCTGCTGGTGAACACGGTCGTGGAGTTTGGCCTGCGCAATACCCTCACCACGGGGGACGCCCTCACGCGCAGCCTGCGCATCAGCGTCTTTTCCGCCAGTTCGTCATCGGCGGATTACGCGGCGCTGAATGACCAGGTCAATAACGTGGTGCAGCGCCGCTTTGCCTCTTACCTGGACCAGGTGGTTCCGCAGGCCGGCACAAGCTGGCTCTTCCCCTGGTTCGAGAACAACGTGGTGGAGACGGACCGCGTCAACGTCAGCTATGATGGGGCGCTGGAGGGAGAGACAGAGTTGGTGGAAGGGGTATTCCCCGGCGACCCGGTGGTGGATGAGCAGACGATTGCCGTGGCTATTGGCGAGGAGATGGCGAACGCATACGATTTGCAGGTGGGGGACCGCCTGCCGCTCAGCCGGAATCGCAGCGCGGAAGAACCGGAATTGTGGTTGGAAATTGCCGGCATTGTCCGCCCCCGCAACCCCCGTGATCCCTACTGGTCCGGCTCCCTCAATCCCCTGCGCTCACACCCCGACGAACGCTGGCGCGCCCAATTCAACGCCTTTGTTCCCGCCGACCAATTCTTCGCCATCGCCGAAAAATACTTCCCCGGCGGACGTGCCGAACTGTACTGGAACGTCCTCTTTAATCCGGCGACCATCTCCGTCGCCGACATCCCCTTGCTGCGTTCGCGCCTCGACGGCTTTATCTTCGACCTGCTGGACATCACGCCTACGCACCCCGTGATCACCACCAACCTCAGCGACGTGCTTGCCAGCTTCGCCGCCCAATCAGAAGCGGTGCGCGCGCCGCTGCTCCTGCTCACGGCGGAAGTCGTGCTTCTGGCCCTTTATTACGTGATTATGGTTGCCGCCCTCTCCGTGAAGCAGGTGGAGCGAGAGTTTGCCGTACTCCGCAGCCGCGGCGCGTCCGGCAGCCAGATTTTTCGCATCCAGACGGGCGAGGCCCTCCTCATCAGTGGTGTTGCCTTCTTCAGCGGCCCTGTTCTGGGGGCGGCGCTGGTGCGCGCGCTGGGGTTCCTGGGGCCGCTGCGGGACGTGAGCCAGGGAAGCTGGAATCTTACCCTCAGCCAGGCGGCATGGCTGGCTGCCGGCATTGGCACGCTGGCCTGTCTCTCCGGTCTGTTGCTGCCCGTTGGCCCCGCCTTGCGCCGCAGCATCGTCACCCACACCCAATCCGTCACCCGCGAAAATCGCCCCCCCCTATGGCAACGTTTCTACCTCGACGTGTTCCTGCTCGTTGGTGGCCTCATCCTCCTCTGGCGGCTGCGCCTCTACGGCGGCATCATCGGCAGCGGTGGCGGCGCGCGCATCGACTGGCTGCTGCTCCTCTCGCCGCTCGCTTTGCTCCTGGGGACGGGCACCATCTTGCTGCGCATCTTCCCCCTGGTGCTGCGCTTTGGCGCGGCCCTGGCCGCGCGTGGACGCGGTCTGCCCACGGCGCTGGCGATGTGGCAAACCTCGCGCAATCCCACGCATGTGGCGCGCCTGGTGCTGCTGCTGACGCTGGCGATGTCCCTGGGGCTGCTCTCCACGGGCATCAATGCCACCCTCGACCTGAGCGAACTGGAGCGGGCAGAGTACGCGACCGGCAGCGACGTGCGCCTGGATTCGACTTTTGTGCTGCCCATGGAGTCGCTGCAGGCGATGCCCCTCGTCGCGGCCAGCAGCACCGCCTTCCGCACCACGGGGTCGGTGGCGCGGGGGCGCGCCTTTGGTCGCTTTGATTTGTGGGCGATTGATCCCATCACCTACGGCGGATTGACGACCTTCCGCGACGATTTCGCGGCGCAGCCCATGCCCGCGCTGCTGGATGAACTGGCTCGGGGCGGTCCAACGCCGCATCCGGTGTTGCCGCTGCCCGGCCAACCATTGCGCCTGGGTGTTTGGGTCTGGTCCGGCCCCGACGATGGCGAGGATACGGGCTTCAGCGCGCTCCGTGGCGATAGCAACCTGGACCGCATTGGTCTGGAGGCGCGGTTGCAAACGGCGGGCGGGCAGATGATCCAGGTGAAGCTGCTGCCGTCGGAGACGGGGGGGTATCCGGCGGATGGTTGGCGTTATTTTTCCGGTAGCGTGCCGGCACAAAGTGAACTGGCTTACCCGCTGTCGTTGCACTCTTTCTGGTTTGCCAACCGCACGCGCCGCGAACAGGGGAATTTTGGCGGTTTCCTTTCGGCGACGATGCAGTTGGCGCTGGATGACTTGACCGTGGTGGACCGGAGCAGCGGCGACACGATTATTGCCGATGGCTTCGATGATATTCGGGAGGTGTGGTACGCTACGGGCGAATCGACGACGGCGTATAGTCTGAATTTTGTGCGCGCGGGACGGGGGCGGTTGGGGCTGCAACTGATCTACATTGATCCGGGGGCGGTGGTGCGGGTGTCGCTGATTGGGGGAGAGGAGGTGCGGGGGGCAATGCCGGCATTAGTCAACCAAACCTTCCGCAACATCACCGACATCCAGGTAGGCGACATCGTGCGCGCCACCGTCGCCTCCGAACCCATAGAATTCCAGATCAAGGGTATCGTCAACTACTTCCCCACCCTCTACGACGACCTGGAAACCGGCTACCTCATCACCCAACGGGACCAGCTTCTCAATTATCTTAACGACATCAAAACCCGCCCCGTCAATCCCAACGAACTCCTCCTGAAACTCCAGGATGGAGCAGACGTAGACGCCACCGTCGCCCAGGCGCTGGAAATTGCCCCCGACATCTCCGATGTGCATACCATCGCCGCCACCCGTGCTATCATCAAGGCCGATCCCATGTCCCTTGGTTTACGTAGCGTCACCTTCTTCGGCTACGTCATCACCACCATCCTCAGCCTCGTCGGCTTTGCCACCCACTTCTACCTCAGCGCCCGCCAGCGCGAAGCCGTCTATGCCGTGCTGCGCTCCATTGGTATGGCCGCGCGGCAGTTGTACACCATGCTCGTGCTGGAACAAGTCGTCCTCATTCTCTTTGGTCTGGCCCTGGGGACCCTGCTGGGCGTCGTTTTGAACCAGATCACCCTGCCTGGCCTGCCTATCACCCTGGGAGACACCCTGCCTATTCCCCCGTTCATTCCTCGCAGTGACTGGCTGGCCGTGGGCCGCATCTACCTTGTGCTCGCGGTGGGCTTCCTCACGGCATTGGGCATTGCCACCTGGCTCCTCTGGCGGCGCAAGCTGCACCGCATCCTGCGCATCGGCGAAGAGTAG
- a CDS encoding sigma-70 family RNA polymerase sigma factor, whose amino-acid sequence MSNNDNLVQRCQQGELAAFSELFRIHEVRIYRLALVILGNEEDAEDAVQDAFIRILERIKSYRGDSSFETWMTRLVVNLCRDKLRRLKVRHALSLDWIRGLASDHNLPRELDERMERQRLWGMVSQLDDKYRLPVILRYHENLSCDEIAAILNVRTTTVYARLNTARQRLRDMAQDGQLAEKVEAGYVG is encoded by the coding sequence ATGAGCAATAACGACAACCTGGTGCAACGATGCCAACAAGGCGAACTGGCCGCCTTCAGCGAACTGTTTCGCATCCATGAGGTGCGCATCTATCGCCTGGCGCTGGTCATCCTGGGCAACGAAGAAGATGCGGAAGACGCCGTACAGGACGCCTTCATCCGCATTCTGGAGCGAATCAAAAGCTACCGTGGCGATTCCTCCTTTGAAACGTGGATGACGCGCCTCGTTGTCAACCTCTGCCGCGACAAACTGCGCCGCCTGAAGGTGCGGCACGCCCTCTCGCTGGACTGGATTCGTGGCCTGGCCAGCGACCACAACTTGCCCCGCGAGCTGGACGAGCGCATGGAGCGGCAGCGGTTGTGGGGCATGGTGAGCCAACTGGACGATAAGTATCGTCTGCCCGTCATTTTGCGCTACCACGAGAATCTGTCCTGTGATGAAATTGCCGCGATTTTGAATGTACGCACCACCACTGTCTATGCCCGTCTGAATACGGCCAGGCAACGCTTGCGTGACATGGCTCAGGATGGGCAGTTGGCGGAGAAGGTTGAAGCCGGGTATGTGGGTTGA